The Gymnogyps californianus isolate 813 chromosome Z, ASM1813914v2, whole genome shotgun sequence genome has a window encoding:
- the LOC127027255 gene encoding tetraspanin-36-like yields the protein MNTINEAAAAGLSYVGGYVINTYKSYDNFLQDKYALLPAVIIICIAVVLFIIGLIGCCATFRESRVGLGLFLAIILVIFIAEVSAFVLGFVYREKVKTDVQSTMHSVFEKYDGKNPESIVDYLQEQLHCCGVKNYSDWTTTQWFNSTGNNSVPLSCCRQDVKNCTGRLDQPQELNTRGCAEELESGLQSVISYAMLVILGFAIVKFFGMLSVCVLTCKREDSGYQPLYSGVFA from the exons gcagcagcagcaggtctcAGCTATGTTGGGGGATACGTCATTAACACCTACAAGAGCTATGACAACTTTCTGCAGGACAAGTATGCTCTGTTGCCAGCCGTGATCATTATTTGCATTGCTGTGGTACTGTTCATCATTGGGTTGATCGGCTGCTGTGCCACCTTCCGGGAGTCTCGAGTTGGCCTAGGGCTG ttcttgGCCATTATCCTGGTTATCTTTATCGCAGAAGTATCTGCTTTTGTCCTGGGATTTGTTTACAGGGAAAAG GTAAAAACTGACGTGCAAAGTACAATGCACTCAGTCTTTGAGAAGTATGATGGGAAAAATCCAGAGTCTATTGTGGATTACTTGCAAGAACAg CTTCATTGTTGTGGGGTAAAGAACTACAGTGACTGGACAACCACACAGTGGTTTAATTCCACTGGTAACAACAGCGTccctctgagctgctgcaggcaagaCGTGAAGAACTGCACAGGGCGTCTGGATCAGCCACAGGAACTCAATACGCGG GGCTGTGCGGAGGAGCTGGAGTCTGGGCTGCAGAGCGTTATCAGCTATGCCATGCTTGTAATCCTGGGGTTTGCCATTGTAAAG ttcttcGGCATGCTGAGTGTCTGCGTGCTTACTTGCAAGAGAGAAGACAGTGGATATCAGCCTCTTTACTCAGGGGTGTTTgcttaa
- the SKA1 gene encoding spindle and kinetochore-associated protein 1 codes for MASSDLEDLCFHINTKISTIKKTLQLRNIGQEPSLKSMLCKIGNEMVLLHDLLNKMETEVQQQEKLKNLLKELQKSAERDQNEAQHLRENIPPHLPKPTQSCITGLTVKCEEQTKVVEPERAKKPTKEPRLIKEVPLITAEEFESVPAYMKGRLTYDQINAVVQDINKAVVGKYKILHQPLKSMNAAVRNLYHRFLEEETKDTKGEFFIVEADIKEFTQLKVDKRFHRILNILRHCQRVREVRGSRLVRYVIC; via the exons ATGGCGTCCTCAGACCTGGAAGATTTATGCTTTCACATCAACACGAAGATTTCAACTATTAAAAAGACTCTTCAGTTAAGAAACATAG GTCAAGAACCATCCCTCAAATCTATGCTCTGTAAAATAGGAAATGAGATGGTTCTCTTGCATGATCTCCTGAATAAAATGGAAACCGAAGttcaacagcaagaaaaactgaagaatttgctgaaa GAGCTCCAGAAGTCTGCTGAGAGAGATCAAAATGAAGCACAGCACCTCCGTGAAAACATTCCTCCCCATCTGCCTAAACCAACTCAGAGCTG CATCACTGGGCTAACTGTGAAATgtgaagaacaaacaaaagttGTAGAACCTGAACGTGCAAAGAAACCTACAAAAGAGCCAAGACTTATTAAAGAAGTACCCTTAATAACTGCAGAAGAATTTGAAAGTGTTCCTGC gTATATGAAAGGTCGTTTAACATATGACCAGATCAATGCAGTTGTTCAAGATATAAACAAGGCTGTGGTGGGCAAGTATAAGATTTTGCATCAGCCTCTGAAATCTATGAATGCAGCAGTCAGAAATCTCTACCACAGGTTCCTGGAAGAAGAAACTAAGGAtacaaaag gtGAATTTTTTATTGTTGAGGCTGATATCAAAGAGTTCACTCAACTGAAAGTGGACAAGCGCTTCCATAGGATCCTCAATATCCTGCGCCACTGCCAGAGAGTGAGAGAAGTTCGTGGCTCAAGACTTGTCCGCTATGTCATCTGCTAA